The following proteins are co-located in the Doryrhamphus excisus isolate RoL2022-K1 chromosome 3, RoL_Dexc_1.0, whole genome shotgun sequence genome:
- the shroom4 gene encoding protein Shroom4: METVEQLVSFHHIQVQLSGGAPWGFTLKGGLEHGEPLIITKIEEGGKAAQCKKLKVGDELININGSALYGSRQEALILIKGSYRILKLAVRRRSVPFIRPHSWHLAKLSELPLPPPPPPPPSPPPSILPPADSPPLPPPPPPPPAMQLHPGAYTLAWHTSDHSDLPMQWGQLSRPYSSTDRSSSLGSMESLDTPTPVTQPYSDSLSSPVDPALFNNKRDSAYSSFSASSNTSDYATVLLRPGEVCSMDNLLQSLGPSCPGFASGDRGTLVSTSREASDVEQLIGLKSMSLTRPRLRPVEIKERPSSCSYEEEMRAGDCDINGESGIEGEVTPTQPPHRKDSFKTSRSCSNVSNKRCASAPIEMCSVPCFYKDDMSSANSEPGTHNGFLQVQDGNTGHLGSCYSQNEQLGFNTSAQKDYSDETEHLSDLGGLSVVASDPSVDAQGHIRVIPSQTKHPFAGQHQQNDSNNVPQLQFLQCHSDNSLETSSQLDPSCSTKSSPLPPGLMENQEPSNNLSLEPPNKWDGNHCSTPGSVFLEEGVEEETRIQSNSLPLIQHHQSWSRSVSVPEEPTGTSVQGILVSDQILGRDFQPLSAAVSVDTLMEEQTAGESRSGEKSEDNTSIKATMKKSSRNHRRNRRHSERFATNLRNEIQRKKAQLQSSRGPGGLLSTGETVQEEEGADLHLEPEEAESRTKVVFAPTVSAAETAVDEKSNSSCRITCGDPPAQPPPTTTAIQIVDPGVPNFGVGIRVVEEPAPAGKARRWRWTPEHKLQPEPEPSKLYGVVGESMLGVTQSKHGVCAFTSSSTHSGGRSSSCSRMEESDILPFADRRKFFEETSKCVAASTVSSLLGRTQRKSQEVEHVQYRHQRRYSYQGGLQQEKLNPMEARRPSVCTSQERQREKERDQMKEWEGRARVQERDEMLQEIEMQQEKERQEREFEMERERLREKDREERVRRWEIEREIELELERAKEKEYLKKESEEELQRPKNAFFISSCTRERNQDFHDQNVHPKHCGTSLLQRSAFYPVNQPSQASLDTRSYTPTQAQYPAWQQETSKLNRKYSLTERDYTSWRREQHREAPHQGSWTPRRLDSCNGHNVAPLPAPLSVRGRAMSENDICFPNSQHWMPSHTSAVNQTLTDVKERTADVRGEVVHSAQLTHRKKNPPPRPPPPKWEQFHRRHASQHMVFCSSSTAPPQHTSTEHLNAEPCRQRSYSLPPQRQEVAENCPRCSCNQPRPPEPAFSHIPSSCQQFPEPSIAQFSPMFSRRAFRPVAPPTREREGNLAAMYFQQPERVTTPPQAPGSLCLNSLFEADTSRSDLHKPPPGQRPGTVWDRTPSPRIHSNNALPPVLEDGCLGGVLASGPFSVLDYKQQQQQQQSLDLPRPPETGTESEMTLSPSPAHSMEAELDVPLETDIDDFQEDDRLPVEDDLLTSELPCFALPVNVLETDIDTLPDPQSASECGTRRDESGSVEEELESCREGLSLEELFLHNSKGETGTESWRGTFQSVEHNTDSLDRRSGTSSSCSSYYSTSAAKAQLLSQMKDFSDNKEHEEDDELTYKRQLMESLRKKLGVLREAQRGLQDDIRANAQLGEEVESMAVAACKPNEVDKFRMFIGDLDKVVSLLLSLSARLLRVETTLDTLDPDTDEDERLPLLEKKRQLMRQLSEAQDLKDHVDRREQAVSRVLARCLSPDQHRDYSHFVKMKAALLVEQRQLEDKIRLGEEQLRGLRESLGLGLGLGMGMSMGYGQF, translated from the exons GCGCAGCGTCCCATTCATCAGGCCTCACTCCTGGCACCTGGCGAAGCTGTCCGAGCTGCCCTTACCgccccctccacctccacccccgTCTCCGCCGCCCAGCATCCTTCCACCCGCTGATTCCCCCCCACTCCCGCCgcctccccctcctccacctGCCATGCAGCTCCATCCTGGCGCTTACACACTAGCCTGGCACACAAGTGACCACAG TGACTTGCCCATGCAGTGGGGTCAGCTGTCCAGGCCGTACTCATCCACCGACCGTAGCAGTTCCCTGGGCTCCATGGAGAGCTTGGATACGCCCACACCCGTCACACAGCCTTACTCTGACTCCCTCAGTTCGCCTGTTGACCCAGCACTCTTCAACAACAAGAGAGACTCCGCCTACAGCTCCTTCTCTGCTAGCTCAAACACCTCCGACTACGCTACAGTGCTGCTCCGACCTGGTGAAGTGTGCTCCATGGACAACTTGCTTCAAAGCTTGGGGCCGTCTTGTCCTGGCTTTGCCAGTGGGGATCGCGGAACGCTAGTTAGTACATCCCGTGAGGCCTCGGATGTGGAACAGCTGATTGGACTGAAGTCCATGTCACTGACCAGGCCGAGGCTCAGGCCTGTAGAAATCAAAGAGAGGCCCTCCTCCTGTTCTTATGAGGAGGAGATGAGGGCAGGAGACTGTGATATAAATGGTGAAAGTGGAATAGAAGGAGAAGTGACTCCCACTCAGCCTCCACATAGAAAGGACAGTTTCAAAACAAGCAGGAGTTGCTCTAATGTGTCAAACAAACGCTGTGCTTCAGCTCCTATTGAAATGTGCAGTGTTCCTTGTTTCTATAAGGATGATATGTCTTCTGCAAATAGTGAACCGGGAACTCATAATGGTTTCCTTCAAGTCCAAGACGGCAATACTGGACATTTAGGATCCTGCTATAGCCAAAATGAACAACTTGGTTTTAATACGAGTGCTCAAAAGGACTACAGTGACGAAACAGAGCACCTCTCAGACCTGGGTGGGTTATCTGTGGTTGCTTCAGACCCCTCAGTGGATGCTCAGGGGCATATTCGTGTCATACCCTCTCAGACCAAGCATCCTTTTGCTGGTCAGCATCAGCAAAATGACTCTAATAATGTCCCGCAACTTCAGTTTTTGCAGTGTCACAGTGACAACTCACTAGAAACTTCTAGTCAGTTAGATCCCTCATGTAGCACCAAGTCGTCCCCTTTACCACCGGGCTTAATGGAGAACCAAGAACCCTCAAACAATCTTTCTTTGGAACCACCAAACAAATGGGACGGAAACCACTGCTCAACGCCTGGATCTGTGTTCTTGGAGGAGGGCGTGGAGGAAGAAACGAGAATACAAAGCAACTCCCTCCCTCTGATTCAGCATCACCAATCCTGGAGCCGCTCTGTGAGTGTACCCGAGGAACCAACAGGGACATCAGTGCAGGGTATCCTGGTTTCTGACCAAATACTCGGAAGAGATTTTCAGCCTCTTAGTGCTGCTGTCAGTGTTGATACCTTAATGGAAGAGCAAACGGCAGGCGAGAGCAGAAGTGGAGAAAAATCTGAGGACAATACCTCTATCAAGGCCACCATGAAGAAGTCATCCAGGAACCATCGTCGAAACCGCCGCCATAGTGAACGCTTTGCAACCAACCTTCGAAATGAGATCCAGAGGAAGAAAGCTCAACTGCAGAGTAGCCGCGGCCCAGGAGGGTTACTCTCTACTGGTGAAACTGTCCAGGAAGAGGAGGGTGCAGACCTCCACTTGGAGCCTGAAGAAGCAGAAAGTAGAACCAAAGTTGTGTTTGCCCCAACTGTTAGTGCAGCGGAGACAGCAGTAGATGAGAAATCAAACTCTTCATGTCGGATAACCTGTGGTGATCCGCCTGCTCAACCTCCACCCACAACTACAGCCATTCAGATTGTGGACCCAGGAGTGCCTAATTTTGGTGTTGGCATTCGAGTTGTGGAGGAGCCAGCTCCTGCCGGCAAAGCTCGCCGCTGGCGTTGGACTCCTGAGCATAAACtccaaccagaaccagaaccaagcAAACTGTATGGAGTTGTTGGAGAGAGCATGTTAGGGGTGACCCAATCAAAACATGGGGTCTGTGCCTTTACCTCCTCTTCCACCCACTCAGGTGGTCGCTCCTCTTCCTGCTCTCGGATGGAGGAGTCTGACATCCTTCCATTTGCAGACAGAAGGAAGTTTTTCGAGGAGACGAGCAAGTGCGTTGCAGCATCAACAGTATCTAGTCTGTTGGGTCGCACACAGAGAAAGTCCCAGGAGGTGGAGCATGTTCAGTACAGACACCAAAGGAGATACTCCTACCAAGGGGGGCTACAGCAAGAAAAACTAAACCCAATGGAAGCCAGGAGGCCATCAGTGTGTACCAGCCAGGAGAGACAGCGGGAGAAGGAGAGGGACCAAATGAAGGAATGGGAGGGAAGAGCCAGAGTACAAGAGAGGGATGAAATGTTGCAAGAAATAGAGATGCAGCAGGAGAAGGAAAGACAGGAGAGGGAATTTGAAATGGAACGAGAGAGGCTCAGGGAGAAGGACAGAGAGGAGAGGGTGAGACGGTGGGAAATCGAACGTGAAATTGAGCTTGAGTTAGAAAGGGCAAAGGAGAAGGAATATCttaaaaaagaaagtgaagAAGAGCTGCAGCGaccaaaaaatgcttttttcatCAGTTCTTGCACCAGAGAAAGAAATCAGGACTTTCATGACCAGAACGTGCATCCCAAGCATTGCGGCACAAGTCTCCTCCAGCGATCTGCATTCTACCCAGTTAACCAACCTTCACAGGCATCTTTGGACACAAGGAGTTACACCCCGACACAA GCGCAGTATCCTGCCTGGCAACAGGAAACAAGCAAGCTGAACAGGAAGTACAGCTTGACGGAGAG GGACTACACCAGCTGGAGACGAGAACAACACAGAGAGGCTCCCCACCAGGGATCATGGACCCCCAGACGGTTGGACAGTTGCAATGGACACAATGTGGCCCCCCTGCCAGCGCCTCTCTCTGTCAGGGGACGCGCCATGTCCGAAAACGATATCTGCTTCCCCAACAGTCAGCACTGGATGCCGTCGCATACCTCTGCTGTCAATCAGACACTGACTGACGTCAAAGAACGAACAGCTGACGTCCGGGGGGAGGTGGTACACAGCGCACAGTTGACCCACAGGAAGAAAAACCCACCTCCGAGACCACCGCCCCCCAAGTGGGAGCAGTTCCACCGCAGGCATGCGTCCCAACACATGGTGTTCTGCTCTTCTTCTACTGCGCCTCCACAACATACCTCCACAGAGCATCTGAATGCTGAACCGTGCCGACAGAGGTCATACAGCCTCCCCCcgcagagacaggaagtggcagaGAACTGCCCGCGCTGTAGTTGCAACCAACCTCGGCCCCCAGAACCCGCCTTTTCGCACATCCCATCCAGTTGCCAACAGTTCCCAGAGCCCTCCATTGCCCAGTTCAGTCCCATGTTTTCCAGGCGGGCCTTCAGGCCTGTGGCTCCACCCACCAGGGAGCGGGAGGGGAACTTAGCTGCCATGTACTTCCAACAGCCCGAAAGGGTGACAACGCCCCCTCAAGCACCTGGGAGCCTGTGCCTCAACAGTCTATTTGAGGCAGACACCAGTCGTAGTGATCTTCACAAGCCGCCACCGGGCCAGAGACCTGGCACTGTGTGGGATAGAACGCCCTCTCCCAGAATTCATAGCAATAATGCACTTCCACCTGTCTTGGAAGATGGATGCCTTGGTGGTGTGTTGGCTTCTGGGCCCTTCTCTGTGCTGGActacaagcagcagcagcagcagcagcaaagtcTTGACCTGCCAAGGCCCCCAGAAACTGGAACCGAATCGGAGATGACCCTAAGCCCCAGCCCCGCGCACAGCatggaagcagaactggatgtCCCCTTGGAAACAGACATCGACGACTTCCAGGAGGATGATAGACTTCCTGTGGAGGATGACCTGTTAACCAGCGAGCTTCCTTGTTTTGCGCTGCCCGTCAACGTCTTGGAGACAGATATCGACACTTTGCCGGACCCACAATCCGCGTCAGAGTGTGGAACCAGAAGAGATGAGAGCGGCTCTGTGGAGGAAGAGCTGGAGAGCTGCAGGGAGGGACTGAGCCTGGAGGAACTCTTCCTCCACAATAGCAAGGGGGAGACAGGCACGGAGAGCTGGAGGGGAACATTTCAGAGTGTGGAGCACAACACTGACAGCTTGGAtag GCGGTCCGGCACGAGCTCCAGCTGTTCGTCCTATTACAGCACATCAGCTGCCAAGGCTCAGCTCCTGTCCCAGATGAAGGACTTCAGTGATAACAAGGAGCATGAAGAGGATGACGAGCTCACCTACAAG AGACAGTTGATGGAGAGCCTACGCAAGAAGCTGGGGGTCCTGAGAGAAGCCCAGCGTGGACTTCAGGATGACATCCGTGCCAATGCGCAGCTGGGCGAGGAGGTGGAGAGCATGGCGGTGGCGGCGTGCAAGCCCAACGAGGTGGACAAGTTCCGCATGTTCATCGGTGACCTGGACAAGGTGGTCAGCCTGCTGCTATCGCTGTCGGCCCGCTTACTCAGGGTGGAGACCACACTGGACACGCTGGACCCAGATACCGATGAGGACGAGAGg CTCCCCCTGCTGGAGAAGAAGCGCCAGCTCATGAGGCAGCTCTCAGAGGCTCAGGATCTGAAGGACCACGTCGACCGCAGGGAGCAGGCTGTCAGCAGGGTTCTGGCACGCTGTCTCTCCCCGGACCAGCACAGAGACTATAG CCACTTTGTGAAGATGAAGGCCGCCCTGCTGGTGGAGCAGAGACAGCTGGAGGACAAGATCCGGCTGGGAGAAGAGCAGCTGAGGGGTCTAAGGGAGAGTCTAGGGCTGGGCCTTGGTCTGGGAATGGGAATGTCAATGGGTTATGGACAGTTCTGa